TTGGTCCTATGTGATGTGTCACTAACGCATTGGTGGTGCATATTCTACCAATATATTGGTGAGACATAACATTGTACCCAAAATGTGATCACTAAACATGGTTACCAAAATATTATTGGATAAGGAAAAAGCTTCATTACAAGCGCGTTCGTCATTCAAcctccaaaatcaaaacaagaatCTACCTCTCAACACAACAGAACCAAATGGAGCTCAAATTCAGCAACAACATCAGAGAAATTTACAGAGCAGAAAAACCCTCCGAGACTACCAAAAAAACAGATCCCAATCCCGAACAATCGAACACGTAGAAATCAAGCTTCGGGACCGGATCGGTAGCGGTAGAGCTTACCGAACACGTGGAGGGCGGTGACGAACCCGATGAAGCAGAGGCTCATGACGAGGACCACGGTGGGGCTGATCTTCAGCCCCGGAGCGTCGTCCGTGTAGAACCTCAGCACGTTGCTCCCCgagccgccgccgccgccgaacGAGCCGGAGCCGGAGGAGGAGTTGccggcggaggtggtggtgcgACGCCGGCGCATCCCGGCAGTGGCGGCGGCGGAGCCGCGGGGAGCGATGGGGCCGGGAcgggaggtggaggaggaggaggcttgGGACTGCGATGTGCCTCTGGCCATTGTTGGGATAGTGATCCGGAGAGtgcgagagagaggaggaggaagggagtgGAAAGTGTAATTATTGCGACCTGAGGCGCTAATTATAATTATTAGTATATTTTTGGTAGTTATGTGGATATTTATCACTGATTATTGttcagaagagagagaaagagaggatcACCGATGATGAAGGTTGCCGGTTGGAAAATAATTTCCCAAGATTACATAGACAGCTCTCTACCACACCTTCGGACACATATGCATTCGGAGTCATTCGATGCATGTGAGCTCCAAAAATGTAGGGGCACAatcatttttttgataagtcagtcaatttcatttcatttaaaaGCACCTATCGGGCAAATACAGGAATTCACCGAAAATACAGAGATACAGGCTAAACATGAACATCAGGTAGGAACCTAAACTCTACCACTGAGAAATAAGCACATACTGCAAAACAGAGCCGACACACGAAGTTCGACCAATAGAGCCGTTCACCGTAATAAAGATTAAGCACCTACGGGAACGGAACCTAATCACTGAATAAGCAAAAAAACAAGGGATCCCTTTTCAACAAACCAATCTTTACCCGGAAACAGAGAGAATCAGCCGATCAACAGAATCGGAACAGATCTTAGCAAACCCCAACACAGCCACCACCTACCACCGGTGTTGCTGCCGCGATAAACCCCAGAACTCTCCCACGACTGCCGCCGAACCACCAAAATCCTCTACTCCGGCCAAACCACCAAAACCCGAACTAAAATTATTTACCCACCACCCAACGCCCACCGAATCTAGAGTACTAGACCAGTACAAATCGGACTAGGGAGACCAGCCGGTAGAGCCCGAGCTAAACGcccggaaaaaagaaaaaagaaaggaaacccTCACCCAAAACAACCGCACACCTTATTCGACGACGTCGGCCCCGAGCACCACAGATCTAGAATCACCGTGCGGGCCAACGGACTGTGGGACACCACCGATCGCCGGAACGAAGCGGTCGCAAGAGAGCCACGCCGGAACCAACAGCAACGGACGCCCAAAACCGAGAGGACGGGAAGCCAAACGCCGGGCGAGAGCGAGGCGAGGAGGGGAGAGGGAACAAAAAAAGGGGGGAGGAgggaggcggaggcggaggcCTCCTCCCCCACGACAGCGATGAACGGGGTTTtaacttttagagagagagagggatttttttagagagagagagagagttcttgcTCTCAAGGCTAGGCGCACAATCATTTGAATACAATATCAAACACAACTGTTTACATGCACGTGGATCCCAAGTGTTAAATGTGTGTGAGATTCACGTGTATGTGAGAGATTTTATTCGGATAGTTGTGCACCTAGCATCTCTGTGTAAGCCCATGAGCGTCGAACGACTCTGGACGAAATTGTGTCCTAAATTGTGATCGAGTTATGTACGTAGTATTcctcaaaataattttcacactctccttttAACATCATGcccattttttttcactttattCTTGTAAAATTTATGACATATATATCTTTATTTCTACATTCACTTTTTTACATActctgttctaaatggcggccgccgaggccgcctaggcgcttggaggtaccctgccgccacgccaataccccttggcgtttgatttggagcccagggaggtttggcggtgtttggcggccgcctagacGGCTTTGGAGGTCtcggcggccgcctaggcggccttggcggccatggcggtctcggcgatttggcgcccagggaggtttggcggctGCCTAGGCGGTCTTGGCGGCGGTCTTGGCAGGCCTTGGCGGCATCATcgacgtctttggaggcctttggcggcctaaaatgtatagtattaaactaatgtagatcaagttttggaagggtatggaggagaagagttaaagaaaggagatgaacttttaacttggcattagggatctccgatctcatttatttctacttattgtcttattcaacttatttgctagttgctact
The sequence above is drawn from the Rhododendron vialii isolate Sample 1 chromosome 6a, ASM3025357v1 genome and encodes:
- the LOC131331337 gene encoding protein transport protein Sec61 subunit beta-like — protein: MARGTSQSQASSSSTSRPGPIAPRGSAAATAGMRRRRTTTSAGNSSSGSGSFGGGGGSGSNVLRFYTDDAPGLKISPTVVLVMSLCFIGFVTALHVFGKLYRYRSGPEA